The Bacillus vallismortis genome window below encodes:
- a CDS encoding histidine phosphatase family protein, with the protein MLHLYIARHGQTQWNVEKRMQGWLDSDLTELGLYNARALGKRLKDVELNQVYISPSKRTEETAKAILGSRRPPLVKDHMFREMSLGSWEGKKQEDIERSEPDLFHAYLHHPEAYRQPGCETFFDLENRGRLALQAILDSHSSGNILLVTHSVFILMLLNIIKGRRVNDIWNSAYIHDTSLSLVEFDENGTAKIVVEGDGKHRKPIPAF; encoded by the coding sequence ATGCTGCATTTATATATTGCCAGGCACGGACAGACTCAATGGAATGTGGAAAAACGGATGCAGGGCTGGCTGGATTCTGATTTAACAGAACTTGGACTGTACAACGCCCGCGCTCTTGGGAAGCGTCTGAAGGATGTTGAATTGAATCAGGTTTACATCAGCCCGAGCAAGCGGACAGAAGAGACGGCAAAAGCTATACTGGGATCTCGCCGGCCCCCGTTGGTTAAAGATCATATGTTCAGAGAAATGTCACTAGGCTCATGGGAAGGGAAAAAACAAGAGGATATTGAAAGAAGCGAACCTGATCTTTTTCATGCTTATTTACATCATCCCGAAGCTTATCGCCAGCCGGGATGTGAAACATTTTTTGATCTTGAAAACCGGGGAAGGCTGGCTCTCCAAGCGATTTTAGACAGCCATTCTTCCGGCAATATTCTCTTGGTTACCCATTCTGTCTTTATATTAATGCTGTTAAATATCATAAAGGGAAGACGCGTTAATGACATATGGAATTCTGCTTACATACATGATACATCATTGAGCCTTGTGGAATTTGATGAAAATGGAACAGCCAAAATAGTAGTAGAAGGGGACGGGAAGCATCGGAAACCGATTCCCGCTTTCTAA
- the metE gene encoding 5-methyltetrahydropteroyltriglutamate--homocysteine S-methyltransferase, with translation MTTIKTSNLGFPRIGLNREWKKALEAYWKGSTDKDTFLKQIDDLFLSAVKTQIDQQIDVVPVSDFTQYDHVLDTAISFNWIPKRFRHLTDATDTYFAIARGIKDAVSSEMTKWFNTNYHYIVPEYDESIEFRLTRNKQLTDYRRIKQEYGVETKPVIVGPYTFVTLAKGYEPSEAKAIQKRLVPLYVQLLKELEEEGVKWVQIDEPALVTASSEDVRGAKELFENITSELSSLNVLLQTYFDSVDAYEELISYPVQGIGLDFVHDKGRNLEQLKTHGFPADKVLAAGVIDGRNIWKSDLEERLDAVLDILSIAKVDELWIQPSSSLLHVPVAKHPDEHLEKDLLNGLSYAKEKLAELTSLKEGLVSGKAAISEHIQQAKTDIQALKQFATGANSEQKKELEQLTDKDFKRPIPFEERLALQNESLGLPLLPTTTIGSFPQSAEVRSARQKWRKNEWSDEQYQNFINAETKRWIDIQEELELDVLVHGEFERTDMVEYFGEKLAGFAFTKYAWVQSYGSRCVRPPVIYGDVEFIEPMTVKDTLYAQSLTSKHVKGMLTGPVTILNWSFPRNDISRKDIAFQIGLALRKEVKALEDAGIQIIQVDEPALREGLPLKTRDWDEYLTWAAEAFRLTTSSVKNETQIHTHMCYSNFEDIVDTINDLDADVITIEHSRSHGGFLDYLKDHPYLKGLGLGVYDIHSPRVPSIEEMYDIIVDALAVCPTDRFWVNPDCGLKTRQQEETVAALKNMVEAAKQARAKQTQLV, from the coding sequence ATGACAACCATCAAAACATCGAATTTAGGATTTCCAAGAATCGGACTGAACAGAGAATGGAAAAAAGCGCTTGAAGCGTATTGGAAAGGCAGCACTGATAAAGATACGTTTTTAAAGCAAATCGACGACCTCTTTTTATCCGCAGTAAAAACACAAATCGACCAGCAGATTGATGTTGTGCCAGTTTCTGATTTCACACAGTATGACCATGTACTCGACACAGCAATCAGCTTCAACTGGATTCCGAAACGATTCAGACATTTGACTGACGCTACCGATACATACTTCGCTATCGCCCGCGGAATAAAAGACGCCGTATCTAGTGAAATGACAAAATGGTTTAATACAAATTACCATTACATCGTTCCTGAATATGACGAAAGCATTGAATTCCGCCTGACAAGAAACAAACAGCTCACAGATTACCGCCGGATCAAACAGGAATACGGCGTTGAAACAAAACCTGTGATTGTCGGCCCTTATACGTTCGTTACGCTTGCTAAAGGCTATGAACCGTCTGAAGCAAAAGCGATCCAAAAACGTCTTGTGCCGTTATATGTACAGCTTTTGAAAGAACTTGAAGAAGAAGGCGTAAAATGGGTTCAAATCGATGAGCCGGCGCTTGTTACAGCCTCTAGCGAAGATGTCCGCGGCGCAAAAGAATTATTTGAAAACATCACAAGTGAACTTTCATCCTTGAATGTGCTGTTGCAAACGTATTTTGATTCTGTTGATGCTTACGAAGAGCTCATCTCTTACCCAGTGCAGGGAATTGGCCTTGATTTCGTTCACGATAAGGGCAGAAACCTGGAACAGCTGAAAACACACGGCTTTCCAGCAGACAAAGTGCTGGCAGCCGGCGTGATCGACGGACGCAACATTTGGAAATCGGATCTCGAAGAACGTCTCGATGCCGTTCTTGATATTCTCAGCATTGCAAAAGTGGATGAACTGTGGATTCAGCCTTCCAGCAGCCTGCTGCACGTTCCGGTAGCGAAGCACCCTGACGAGCATTTGGAAAAGGATCTGCTGAACGGATTATCGTACGCAAAAGAAAAACTAGCCGAGCTGACATCTTTGAAAGAAGGCTTAGTATCAGGAAAAGCGGCGATCAGCGAACACATTCAGCAGGCTAAAACGGATATTCAGGCGCTCAAACAGTTTGCAACAGGCGCGAATTCCGAACAGAAGAAAGAGCTTGAGCAATTAACCGATAAAGACTTCAAACGCCCGATTCCGTTTGAAGAACGTTTAGCCCTGCAAAATGAATCTCTCGGCCTTCCGCTTTTGCCGACGACTACGATCGGAAGCTTCCCGCAGTCTGCTGAAGTGCGGAGCGCACGCCAAAAATGGCGGAAAAATGAGTGGTCTGATGAACAGTATCAAAACTTTATCAATGCAGAAACAAAACGATGGATTGATATTCAGGAAGAATTGGAACTTGATGTCCTTGTTCACGGTGAATTTGAACGGACAGACATGGTCGAATACTTCGGTGAGAAGCTGGCCGGCTTTGCCTTCACAAAATACGCATGGGTTCAATCATACGGCTCACGCTGTGTCCGCCCGCCAGTCATTTACGGAGATGTTGAATTTATTGAACCGATGACAGTGAAAGACACGTTATATGCACAGTCATTGACATCCAAGCATGTGAAAGGAATGCTGACCGGCCCAGTTACAATCTTAAACTGGTCTTTCCCTCGAAACGACATTTCGAGAAAAGATATCGCCTTCCAAATCGGGCTCGCCCTTCGCAAAGAAGTAAAAGCGCTTGAGGACGCAGGCATTCAAATCATTCAAGTCGATGAGCCAGCGCTGCGAGAAGGCCTTCCATTGAAAACCCGCGATTGGGATGAGTATTTGACTTGGGCGGCTGAAGCATTCAGATTAACCACTTCTTCCGTGAAAAACGAGACGCAAATTCATACACATATGTGCTACAGCAACTTCGAAGACATTGTCGATACGATCAATGATCTTGATGCCGATGTGATTACAATCGAACACAGCAGAAGCCACGGAGGATTTTTAGATTACTTAAAAGACCATCCGTATTTGAAAGGGCTCGGCCTTGGTGTATATGACATTCACAGCCCTCGAGTGCCGTCAATTGAAGAAATGTACGACATTATCGTGGATGCGCTTGCCGTCTGTCCGACTGACCGCTTCTGGGTAAATCCAGACTGCGGATTGAAAACAAGACAACAGGAAGAGACGGTTGCAGCCTTAAAAAATATGGTTGAGGCAGCGAAGCAGGCTAGAGCTAAACAAACACAGCTTGTATAA
- the isp gene encoding serine protease Isp — MNGEIRLIPYVTNEQIMDVNELPEGVKVIKAPEIWAKGVKGKNVKIAVLDTGCDISHPDLKNQVIGGKNFTDDDGGKEDVISDYNGHGTHVAGTIAANDSNGGIAGVAPEASLLIVKVLGGANGSGQYEWIINGINYAVEQKADIISMSLGGPNDVPELEEAVKNAVKNGVLVVCAAGNEGDGNERTEELSYPAAYNEVIAVGSVSVARELSEFSNANKEIDLVAPGENIVSTLPNKKYGKLTGTSMAAPHVSGALALIKSYEEESFQRKLSETEVYAQLVRRTLPLDIAKTLAGNGFLYLTAPDELAERAAQSHLMTL, encoded by the coding sequence CGTTAAAGTGATTAAGGCGCCAGAAATATGGGCAAAAGGGGTAAAAGGAAAAAATGTGAAAATTGCTGTATTGGACACGGGCTGCGACATAAGCCATCCTGATTTAAAAAACCAAGTCATCGGCGGAAAGAACTTCACGGATGATGACGGTGGCAAGGAAGATGTGATTTCCGACTACAACGGACACGGCACACACGTCGCCGGAACGATTGCAGCTAACGATTCAAACGGCGGCATTGCCGGGGTCGCGCCTGAGGCAAGCCTATTGATTGTGAAGGTTCTTGGCGGTGCAAACGGCAGCGGCCAATATGAATGGATTATTAACGGCATTAACTACGCTGTGGAACAGAAAGCCGATATCATCTCGATGTCCCTTGGCGGACCGAACGATGTGCCGGAGCTTGAAGAAGCGGTGAAAAACGCCGTCAAAAACGGAGTGCTTGTCGTTTGCGCAGCGGGAAATGAAGGTGACGGAAACGAACGAACAGAAGAGCTTTCCTATCCTGCGGCTTATAATGAAGTGATCGCGGTTGGATCTGTTTCCGTAGCGCGTGAATTATCAGAATTTTCTAACGCTAATAAAGAGATTGATCTTGTGGCACCGGGAGAAAATATAGTGTCCACCCTTCCTAACAAGAAGTACGGTAAGCTTACCGGCACTTCAATGGCTGCCCCTCATGTCAGCGGAGCGCTTGCTTTAATCAAAAGCTATGAAGAAGAATCATTTCAACGAAAGCTTTCTGAAACTGAAGTTTATGCACAGCTGGTCCGCAGAACACTCCCTCTCGATATTGCAAAAACGCTGGCAGGTAATGGATTCCTGTATTTAACCGCTCCTGATGAGCTGGCAGAAAGAGCAGCGCAATCACATTTGATGACCCTATAA